One genomic window of Rhodothermaceae bacterium includes the following:
- a CDS encoding ROK family protein: MNEYVIGVDVGGTRIKTGAVLADGTLLEKRTRSSGFAMSAEALETAVVEEISCIQTNLGGAPIGIGMGFPGAVDPAQGVVLLPGKLRLEGYPIVPNLSRNLSLPVIADNDGRLSIIAEAHYGKARGYRWAVSITLGTGVGSGAMLDGKILRDPHLQFGTQASHVVQQSSSNRLCITRARGTANILCSATALGIIARDSLARGLPSVLNERYFDDPASIDFEAVIEGVAQDDKLCMDAFSTWKTELSWFLVSVVHMYAPEIIILSGGAAAAAPYFLDEIRTHVINHTFRYPVGEEIKIELSEITAFSVVLGAAALAWEQVDLGMN, translated from the coding sequence ATGAATGAATACGTGATCGGTGTTGATGTCGGTGGTACTCGTATAAAAACGGGTGCCGTCCTCGCAGATGGTACGCTTTTGGAAAAGCGAACACGATCATCCGGCTTTGCAATGTCAGCAGAGGCACTGGAAACTGCGGTGGTGGAGGAGATTTCCTGTATTCAGACCAATCTGGGAGGTGCTCCTATAGGAATAGGGATGGGATTTCCAGGTGCGGTAGATCCCGCCCAAGGTGTCGTACTGTTACCAGGCAAGCTCCGCCTGGAGGGGTATCCGATCGTACCCAATCTCTCTCGCAACTTGAGCCTGCCTGTGATTGCGGATAATGACGGCCGCCTGTCCATCATAGCTGAGGCCCACTATGGTAAAGCCCGTGGGTATCGCTGGGCTGTTTCCATCACACTGGGGACTGGCGTGGGTTCCGGTGCTATGCTGGATGGGAAAATTCTTCGGGACCCACATCTTCAGTTTGGAACCCAGGCGAGCCATGTAGTCCAGCAATCTAGTAGCAATCGATTGTGTATTACGCGAGCCCGTGGAACCGCAAATATCCTTTGCTCTGCTACAGCACTGGGTATTATTGCCCGGGATAGCCTGGCCCGGGGACTGCCATCTGTCTTGAATGAACGTTATTTTGACGACCCTGCAAGTATCGATTTTGAAGCCGTGATTGAGGGAGTTGCTCAGGATGACAAGCTATGTATGGACGCATTCAGCACCTGGAAAACCGAATTGTCCTGGTTTCTCGTCAGTGTTGTTCACATGTATGCACCGGAAATCATTATCCTGAGTGGTGGCGCGGCTGCCGCGGCCCCCTACTTCCTGGATGAGATCCGAACGCATGTAATTAACCACACGTTCCGCTATCCAGTTGGAGAGGAGATAAAAATCGAACTGTCCGAAATTACCGCGTTCAGTGTCGTATTAGGAGCAGCTGCATTAGCTTGGGAGCAGGTGGACTTAGGGATGAACTAA
- a CDS encoding sugar kinase, whose protein sequence is MSVLVVGTLGLDDIETPREKAERILGGSSTYIAFAARPLAHPVGIVAVVGRDFPEEYKQLLQSSNLDLTGIQTLEDQDTFAWGGRYRRNMNIRDTTFTHLNALAKFNPIIPDTYIDSNVLCLGNLPPKTQSDTLSQMSGKGFAACDTMNYWIRNMREELNDVFSQIDCLLINDEEARQITGEGNLYAAGRQVLALGPKILIIKKGEHGAILFIEEQVFIVPSFPLKEVRDPTGAGDAFLGAFGGSLANESSIGLDALKRAVVYGSTVASFCVESMGPYELANLTNAAIEERSKLFRGITEWPVLHGRV, encoded by the coding sequence ATGAGTGTACTTGTGGTGGGTACGTTAGGCTTGGATGATATCGAAACTCCTCGGGAGAAGGCTGAACGTATCCTAGGTGGGAGTAGCACCTATATTGCATTTGCAGCTAGGCCGTTGGCTCATCCCGTGGGAATTGTTGCTGTGGTTGGCAGAGACTTTCCCGAGGAGTACAAGCAGTTACTGCAATCAAGTAATTTGGATCTGACAGGTATACAAACCTTGGAAGATCAGGATACATTTGCTTGGGGAGGGCGCTACAGAAGGAATATGAATATCAGAGACACTACGTTTACTCATTTGAATGCCCTGGCCAAATTTAATCCAATAATCCCAGATACTTATATAGACAGTAACGTCTTATGTCTTGGGAATCTTCCCCCTAAAACACAAAGTGATACTTTAAGTCAAATGAGTGGCAAGGGGTTCGCCGCGTGTGATACAATGAATTACTGGATTCGTAACATGCGGGAAGAATTGAATGATGTTTTTTCACAGATAGATTGTCTGCTAATCAACGATGAGGAAGCTCGCCAAATAACCGGTGAAGGCAATCTGTATGCTGCCGGTCGTCAGGTGTTGGCATTGGGTCCCAAAATATTGATCATCAAAAAAGGTGAGCATGGAGCAATCCTATTCATTGAAGAGCAAGTTTTCATTGTACCAAGTTTTCCCCTGAAAGAAGTTCGAGATCCGACAGGTGCAGGGGATGCGTTTTTGGGAGCGTTTGGCGGAAGTCTGGCAAATGAGTCATCTATTGGGCTGGATGCCCTCAAGCGAGCGGTTGTTTACGGCTCTACGGTAGCCTCGTTTTGCGTAGAATCGATGGGGCCATATGAATTGGCAAACCTGACAAATGCTGCCATTGAAGAGCGGTCCAAGTTGTTTCGGGGGATAACAGAATGGCCTGTTCTGCATGGACGTGTTTAA
- a CDS encoding SPOR domain-containing protein, translating to MKSKSVLREVTVVIRETLLQNNQLTISGLGTLKVESVPSEHERVSEQKFILRPPRKRVVLEGDPSLTTDESLISGLASNLGASHEEAAAVINLLIKEILAQMPVHIPEIGILKQSDGKLEFSPDPELEAFLAGAHANLNSLEIKKEMPSTSVRHRRKFNWRVAIPIIVVVAAIGGYFVIQNYFPPPQQALNDAESPAILPVAPDSISADSAANITSIDLLDTVDQSIEYAFRVRPEPNPEQPLIALDDAANPPSVETSPLPEDPETPLLDRETGGYTLVIGSFDTPEQASILIGEYRELYPTIPVDTLRNHDNTLYRVAIGQVPTIPEALALKDRLTELPAQAWVLNILNTDL from the coding sequence GTGAAGAGTAAATCAGTCCTCAGAGAAGTCACGGTAGTCATACGCGAGACCCTTTTGCAGAATAATCAATTGACGATTTCTGGCTTAGGGACTCTGAAAGTTGAGTCTGTCCCCAGTGAGCATGAGCGGGTTAGTGAGCAGAAGTTTATCCTTCGTCCCCCGAGAAAGCGCGTAGTGCTTGAAGGAGATCCTTCTCTGACCACAGATGAATCACTAATTTCTGGGTTAGCATCAAATCTGGGAGCGTCCCATGAAGAAGCCGCTGCGGTCATTAATCTTCTCATCAAAGAGATCTTGGCCCAGATGCCCGTCCATATCCCTGAAATAGGGATCCTTAAGCAATCTGATGGGAAGCTTGAATTCTCACCTGATCCTGAACTGGAAGCATTCCTGGCTGGGGCACATGCAAACCTGAACTCCCTGGAGATTAAGAAAGAGATGCCATCGACATCCGTCAGGCATCGTCGGAAATTCAACTGGAGAGTCGCGATACCCATCATTGTAGTCGTTGCTGCAATCGGCGGTTACTTCGTGATTCAGAATTATTTCCCACCCCCTCAACAAGCCTTGAATGATGCAGAATCACCTGCCATCTTACCCGTTGCCCCTGATTCGATCTCCGCTGACTCGGCGGCCAATATTACTTCCATTGATCTTTTAGATACCGTTGATCAATCCATCGAATATGCTTTCCGTGTTCGACCAGAACCAAACCCAGAACAACCCTTGATTGCTTTGGATGATGCGGCAAATCCACCTTCAGTTGAGACTTCGCCTCTTCCGGAGGACCCAGAAACTCCATTGCTGGACCGAGAAACGGGAGGATACACCCTCGTTATTGGCTCATTTGATACCCCCGAGCAGGCATCTATCCTAATTGGTGAATATCGTGAACTCTATCCCACGATTCCCGTCGATACACTTAGGAATCATGATAATACGCTCTATCGCGTGGCAATTGGCCAAGTCCCTACGATTCCTGAAGCATTGGCTCTAAAGGATCGCCTCACTGAGCTTCCAGCGCAGGCATGGGTACTTAATATCTTGAACACTGACCTCTAA
- a CDS encoding penicillin acylase family protein, whose amino-acid sequence MLRFALHLTVAVGLLWGLHYGPGGIAPLGNLIDPARGFYHNARIAEHDSREVKVVSTLSDSVTIERDERGVPHIFATSDRDAIVALGYVTAQDRLFQMDFVSRVAAGRMSEIFGPGSVEADKYLRATGMNWAAKQITQAHAQEQGLDYDLMVWFSEGVNAFINNLSYAERPFEFKLFGYAPEKHTPLHTILLMQYFNFDLSFESDDVAYGLAQARLSPEDYAELYPLHSTRYKPIIPSEAMTSKNSISAMGNTSIASSDALVLLKRMQRTLRGHGIEGFHPSKGSNNWAVTGERSVTGLPVLAGDMHQSLTLPSIWYEAHLSTPFMNTYGVLSPGVPLLVEAFNDHVAWTYTNSGLDGIDHYLLRLSEDERSYEFDGDWKPLQMVPDTIHVKGEQAIIDTLVLSHLGPVIRDSSAAVAIKWVAHEKNHMMTALWDMNRAKDAAQLDSALQNWHSPAQNILYADTEGTIGIRVAGVAPLRGSGHGIGFLDGSTSTTEWVGNIPFEEMPSAVNPPRGYLTSTNQQPTTADYPYYLNHDWRAAYRSLRIDTLLSGKNQHSIDDMKNYQADFYVGQYDAFVPLLDSVRSLSPQAEAVRNALTGWDGFAEGETTGPLALHEYLIALKRLTWDEPVFVDLPVPSETVLLMLLNRGSKWLDIQETPAIEDAGGLMAAALEEASSALLSQYGDDWRWTSHHQVIFRHLTQTPALDMFWRGPYAYPGYDETLGPGDGLEVTHSASWRVVIDFSSNPPEGFGIYAGGQSGNPLSRYYDLQIQDYLDYNYNSLHKPRKYGNLESVSSILTLKGQ is encoded by the coding sequence ATGTTGAGGTTTGCACTGCACTTGACCGTAGCCGTTGGCTTGCTTTGGGGATTGCATTATGGTCCAGGTGGGATCGCACCGCTGGGAAATTTGATTGATCCTGCACGTGGGTTCTATCACAACGCGCGCATAGCTGAGCATGATTCAAGGGAAGTAAAAGTTGTGTCTACGCTGAGTGACAGTGTGACGATCGAGCGGGATGAGCGTGGGGTTCCTCATATTTTTGCTACTAGTGATAGGGATGCCATCGTTGCACTAGGATATGTCACTGCACAGGATCGGCTTTTCCAGATGGATTTTGTCAGTCGTGTTGCGGCGGGTCGAATGTCAGAAATTTTCGGTCCAGGCTCAGTAGAGGCGGATAAATACTTACGGGCAACCGGAATGAACTGGGCCGCAAAGCAGATCACTCAGGCACATGCTCAGGAGCAAGGTCTTGACTATGACTTAATGGTCTGGTTTTCTGAAGGGGTGAATGCCTTCATCAATAATCTTTCCTATGCAGAGCGGCCATTTGAATTCAAGTTGTTTGGGTATGCTCCCGAGAAGCATACGCCACTGCATACTATTCTCCTGATGCAGTACTTCAATTTTGACTTGTCATTTGAATCAGATGACGTGGCCTATGGTCTGGCGCAGGCACGTTTGAGCCCTGAGGACTATGCCGAGCTATACCCGCTTCACTCCACACGCTACAAACCAATTATTCCTTCGGAGGCGATGACTTCAAAGAATTCTATCTCTGCGATGGGGAATACATCAATAGCCTCGTCAGATGCATTGGTGCTATTGAAGCGTATGCAGAGGACTCTAAGGGGGCATGGCATTGAGGGGTTCCACCCTTCCAAGGGTTCAAACAACTGGGCAGTAACGGGAGAGCGATCTGTCACGGGTTTACCGGTGCTGGCTGGAGATATGCATCAGTCTCTGACGCTGCCATCTATCTGGTATGAGGCGCATCTATCCACCCCGTTCATGAATACATATGGCGTACTTTCCCCAGGTGTGCCACTGCTCGTCGAGGCGTTTAACGATCACGTTGCTTGGACCTACACGAACTCAGGACTGGACGGGATTGATCATTATTTACTCCGGTTAAGCGAAGATGAGCGCAGTTATGAATTCGATGGAGACTGGAAACCTCTACAAATGGTGCCGGATACAATTCATGTGAAAGGCGAGCAGGCCATCATTGATACTCTAGTATTGTCCCATTTGGGGCCAGTCATCAGAGATTCAAGTGCTGCGGTTGCTATCAAGTGGGTGGCACATGAAAAAAATCACATGATGACTGCCCTCTGGGATATGAACCGTGCGAAAGATGCGGCTCAATTGGACAGTGCACTGCAAAATTGGCACTCACCCGCCCAGAACATACTCTATGCAGATACCGAAGGGACGATTGGGATCCGGGTGGCCGGTGTTGCACCGCTCCGCGGCTCCGGTCATGGAATCGGGTTTCTGGATGGAAGTACCAGTACCACAGAATGGGTTGGTAACATTCCATTTGAGGAGATGCCCAGCGCCGTGAATCCTCCCCGTGGATATCTCACATCAACCAATCAGCAGCCGACAACGGCAGATTACCCCTACTACCTAAATCATGACTGGCGGGCAGCATACCGTTCTTTGCGCATTGACACATTGCTTTCTGGAAAGAATCAGCATAGTATTGACGATATGAAAAATTATCAGGCAGATTTTTACGTTGGCCAGTATGACGCATTCGTGCCGCTGCTTGATTCTGTACGCTCACTGTCGCCTCAGGCTGAAGCAGTCCGCAACGCATTGACTGGGTGGGATGGCTTTGCAGAAGGCGAAACGACCGGCCCACTCGCCCTACATGAGTATTTAATTGCTCTAAAACGTCTCACATGGGATGAGCCCGTGTTTGTAGATCTTCCAGTGCCAAGCGAAACCGTCCTGCTAATGCTGCTGAATCGTGGATCTAAATGGCTCGATATTCAGGAAACTCCGGCGATTGAAGATGCAGGAGGGCTCATGGCTGCGGCATTGGAAGAGGCGTCAAGTGCACTGCTGAGTCAGTATGGAGATGATTGGAGATGGACATCACATCATCAGGTAATTTTTCGACATTTGACCCAAACTCCAGCACTGGATATGTTCTGGCGCGGACCGTACGCTTATCCAGGTTACGACGAGACATTAGGTCCAGGGGATGGACTGGAAGTCACGCATAGTGCAAGTTGGCGCGTGGTTATAGATTTTAGTTCCAATCCTCCAGAGGGATTCGGGATATATGCTGGGGGGCAAAGTGGCAATCCGCTCAGCCGGTATTATGATCTTCAGATCCAAGATTATTTGGATTACAATTACAATTCACTACATAAACCTCGAAAGTACGGCAACTTGGAATCCGTTTCGTCCATTCTTACATTGAAAGGGCAATGA
- a CDS encoding septum formation inhibitor Maf gives MQIHTDFILASQSPRRRKLLRQIGVSFIHISPNVDETVTKKLTPEELVEHLSLRKAASIAERKTNALILGADTIVVSRGLIFGKPSGAFEAADMLRQLSGSTHIVHTGIALVHKQSERIVSVVESTKVTFGRLTETEISNYVKTGAPLDKAGAYGIQDDLGALFIEQIHGDYYNVVGLPLRRLYTLLKEHFSDLITF, from the coding sequence ATGCAAATCCATACCGATTTTATACTTGCTTCCCAGTCCCCACGAAGGCGAAAGCTTCTTCGGCAGATAGGTGTATCCTTTATTCATATCTCCCCCAACGTGGACGAAACCGTCACGAAAAAACTCACACCCGAAGAATTGGTCGAACATCTGTCACTCAGAAAGGCAGCTTCGATTGCAGAAAGGAAGACCAATGCATTGATCCTTGGTGCCGACACCATCGTAGTTTCTCGTGGGTTGATTTTCGGGAAACCTTCGGGAGCTTTCGAGGCTGCAGACATGCTTCGTCAACTGAGCGGTTCCACACACATAGTGCATACTGGAATAGCATTGGTTCATAAGCAATCTGAGCGGATTGTGTCTGTTGTGGAATCTACCAAAGTCACTTTCGGTCGGCTGACTGAAACAGAGATTTCCAATTATGTCAAAACTGGTGCACCTCTTGATAAAGCCGGCGCCTATGGCATTCAAGATGATTTGGGAGCTTTATTTATCGAACAGATTCATGGAGACTACTATAATGTGGTCGGTCTGCCACTCCGAAGATTGTACACATTGCTCAAAGAACATTTCAGTGATTTGATCACATTTTAG
- the sbcB gene encoding exodeoxyribonuclease I produces MTFFWYDYETWGKTPQHDRIVQFGGVRTSEDLEQLGEPIELKCQPGLDCPVGPGAVNVHGIMPEKAKEEGLPESEFAERIHAELSRKDTCSVAYNGMGFDHEFTRVLFYRNLRDPYEWAWKDGNTYWDTLDLMRAAFLLWPDALKNWPKKEDGRPSFKLGDLSAANLMPEELEMSHDAVTDSVHMLKVAKLIRERARGLWDYALQLRYKGNIQILMNRGEPVLYVVGKIPTERHCSTFLSNLGVRGRNGNEDFAFDLFYDPTPLLKSYQRWTLKDKSAAWRSILSFKRNQSPFVCKWSYVNRLTKLSLRDILDRMQLKEAEVQDRHDRIQEFLAQESENPFSEYILQREAESEHYYSFRQTDPDQAIYEGFISNRDRNLMNQVLREGADFDWRSVQSEDPRVEPLIFRFIARNYLESLDEAGKERWEAYCRSRQLKSRQQRYVTADQVFSYELRDCSEPWGNLDESQAKQLLEWQEGVKKSLVHP; encoded by the coding sequence ATGACATTTTTCTGGTATGACTACGAAACCTGGGGAAAGACTCCGCAGCATGACCGGATTGTGCAGTTTGGGGGTGTACGTACGAGCGAGGACCTGGAGCAATTAGGTGAGCCAATCGAATTGAAATGTCAACCTGGATTAGACTGTCCGGTTGGTCCAGGAGCCGTGAATGTCCACGGGATCATGCCAGAAAAAGCAAAAGAGGAGGGATTACCAGAATCTGAGTTTGCCGAACGAATCCATGCTGAATTGAGCCGGAAAGACACCTGTAGCGTGGCCTATAATGGGATGGGTTTTGACCATGAATTCACTAGAGTACTATTCTATCGAAACCTGCGCGATCCGTATGAATGGGCATGGAAAGATGGCAATACTTACTGGGATACATTGGATTTAATGCGGGCCGCATTTCTTCTTTGGCCAGATGCTTTGAAGAATTGGCCGAAAAAAGAAGATGGGAGGCCCTCATTCAAGTTAGGGGATCTGTCTGCTGCGAATCTCATGCCGGAAGAACTTGAAATGTCTCATGATGCCGTGACCGACTCCGTTCATATGTTGAAAGTGGCAAAACTGATACGGGAGCGAGCACGGGGGTTATGGGATTATGCGCTTCAATTGCGTTATAAGGGAAATATTCAGATCCTGATGAATCGTGGAGAGCCAGTTCTTTATGTGGTCGGAAAGATTCCAACGGAACGGCATTGTTCAACATTTCTGAGCAATTTGGGGGTCCGTGGACGGAACGGGAATGAAGATTTTGCCTTTGATTTGTTTTATGATCCAACTCCCCTGCTAAAGTCTTACCAGCGGTGGACTTTGAAAGACAAATCTGCCGCATGGCGTTCGATATTGTCATTCAAGCGCAATCAATCCCCATTTGTTTGCAAGTGGTCATATGTAAACAGGCTCACTAAATTATCTCTCAGGGATATCCTGGATAGAATGCAGCTGAAGGAGGCCGAGGTTCAGGATCGCCATGATAGAATCCAGGAGTTTCTCGCCCAAGAATCCGAAAACCCATTTTCCGAATATATTCTGCAAAGGGAAGCCGAATCGGAACACTATTATTCGTTTCGTCAGACAGATCCAGATCAAGCCATTTACGAAGGGTTTATTTCGAATCGGGATCGGAATTTGATGAATCAGGTGTTGCGGGAGGGGGCTGATTTTGATTGGCGTAGCGTTCAGTCAGAAGATCCTCGGGTTGAGCCGTTGATTTTCAGGTTTATTGCACGCAATTACCTGGAATCCCTGGATGAGGCTGGCAAAGAGCGCTGGGAAGCATATTGTCGTAGTCGACAACTGAAATCTAGGCAGCAGCGTTATGTAACTGCGGATCAGGTCTTCAGTTATGAGTTGAGAGACTGCTCAGAGCCTTGGGGAAATTTAGATGAATCGCAGGCAAAACAGCTTTTGGAGTGGCAAGAGGGGGTGAAGAAATCGTTAGTTCATCCCTAA
- a CDS encoding SIS domain-containing protein, translated as MVAAVDYFDRTIERLHRLRETQLEELERAAELCSDRIAKGGLIFCFGSGHSRMMCEEMTPRQGGFVGFYALVEQALSNHSAIIGPNGLRGPLHLEKVSGYAEEILRSFRFGPNDAFIVVSTSGVRPLIVEMALGVKKRGLPVIGIVSTEHSKATSASHSSGKKLIDIADIVLDNQCPPGDCISELDGLEWRTGPVSTVTGGMLMNMLRVAVAEKLLQLGHTPVLLPSHQFIGDTTAEEQLEQFYEAYRKSLAHLFVDE; from the coding sequence ATGGTAGCGGCGGTAGATTATTTTGACCGAACTATTGAGCGGCTACATCGTCTTCGAGAAACGCAGTTAGAAGAGCTTGAGCGTGCTGCAGAATTGTGCTCAGATCGGATTGCAAAAGGCGGTCTAATCTTCTGCTTCGGATCGGGACATTCGCGCATGATGTGTGAAGAAATGACACCTCGACAAGGCGGATTTGTTGGTTTTTATGCACTCGTGGAGCAGGCACTTTCAAACCACTCCGCAATCATCGGGCCCAACGGATTGCGTGGACCACTTCATCTCGAAAAGGTTAGTGGGTACGCTGAAGAGATTCTGCGGAGTTTTCGATTCGGCCCCAATGATGCATTTATTGTTGTCTCAACCAGTGGAGTCCGACCTCTCATAGTAGAAATGGCCCTTGGGGTAAAAAAGCGAGGACTACCTGTGATTGGGATTGTCTCAACGGAGCACTCTAAAGCAACGAGTGCATCTCACTCGTCCGGTAAGAAACTGATTGACATCGCTGACATCGTTCTTGATAATCAATGTCCACCTGGTGACTGCATCAGCGAGCTTGATGGACTTGAATGGCGCACTGGTCCTGTTTCGACGGTTACGGGGGGAATGCTGATGAATATGTTACGGGTTGCGGTTGCGGAGAAGTTATTGCAGCTCGGACATACGCCAGTCCTTCTACCTAGCCATCAATTTATTGGGGATACCACGGCGGAAGAACAGCTTGAACAGTTCTACGAAGCCTACAGAAAAAGCCTCGCCCACCTGTTTGTAGATGAATGA
- a CDS encoding ATP-binding protein: MPKQEIIPRQLRFLLSESIRDTPVTLIHGPRQSGKTTFARSMGESLDYSYSTFDDAETRVFAQNDPMGFISDCADQTILDEVQRVPELFRTLKLSVDRNRKPGRFILTGSTSLLLVPELADALVGRMEVLRLHPLSQQEIEQIQSPHFLDRLFAGDFRMRQKKRLAKNLVDRVVSGGYPEALGRPVGRRRTIWFQNYVNNIIQKDVLDIAKIRSLEAIPNLLTYAANLSGQLFNVSTLASKLQMSYNTVRDYAILLEHQFLIERLPPWYGNRMKRLIKTPKIHFGDTGLACALLGVDTNALLKNRGLLGQLVETFVFQELKRQASSSHEPYIFHHFRDRDGVEVDMVIERGAFEIAGIEVKAAASISNSDFRGLRKIKAAYPDKFTFGAVLYDGEMCGSFGDGMYVVPIRMLWESD; this comes from the coding sequence ATGCCCAAACAAGAGATCATTCCTAGGCAATTAAGATTCTTGCTCAGCGAATCCATTAGAGATACACCCGTGACACTGATCCACGGACCACGTCAATCTGGGAAAACAACCTTTGCAAGAAGCATGGGAGAATCACTCGATTATTCCTATTCTACCTTTGACGACGCGGAAACCCGAGTGTTTGCTCAAAACGACCCAATGGGATTCATAAGCGATTGTGCAGATCAAACCATACTTGATGAAGTTCAGCGTGTACCCGAGTTGTTCCGTACTCTAAAGCTTTCGGTGGACCGTAACAGAAAACCTGGTCGATTCATTTTGACAGGTTCAACGAGTTTGCTCCTTGTACCGGAGCTGGCCGATGCACTTGTCGGTCGCATGGAAGTTCTCCGCCTTCATCCCCTATCACAGCAAGAAATTGAACAGATCCAATCTCCCCATTTCCTGGACCGGCTATTTGCGGGTGATTTTCGGATGCGCCAGAAAAAACGGCTGGCAAAAAATCTCGTTGACCGGGTCGTCTCCGGGGGCTATCCTGAAGCCCTTGGCCGTCCAGTTGGTCGTAGACGTACTATTTGGTTCCAGAATTATGTTAATAACATCATTCAAAAAGATGTACTTGATATAGCTAAAATTCGCTCTCTTGAAGCAATCCCAAACCTGCTGACATACGCCGCAAATTTGTCGGGGCAACTCTTCAATGTGTCAACATTGGCATCAAAATTGCAAATGAGTTACAACACAGTTCGCGACTACGCAATATTGTTGGAGCATCAATTCCTGATCGAACGCCTTCCACCATGGTACGGCAATCGAATGAAAAGGCTGATCAAAACTCCTAAAATCCATTTTGGCGACACTGGGTTGGCATGCGCCTTACTGGGAGTCGATACTAATGCTTTACTAAAAAACCGCGGACTGCTTGGACAACTCGTCGAAACATTTGTCTTTCAGGAATTGAAGCGACAGGCTAGTTCATCACATGAGCCTTACATATTCCACCATTTTCGTGACCGAGATGGAGTTGAGGTGGATATGGTTATCGAACGTGGTGCCTTTGAAATAGCTGGTATTGAAGTCAAAGCCGCAGCCAGCATTTCTAATTCCGACTTCAGAGGATTACGTAAAATCAAGGCTGCATACCCTGACAAATTCACGTTTGGGGCAGTGCTGTACGATGGTGAAATGTGTGGAAGTTTCGGGGATGGGATGTACGTAGTACCAATTCGCATGCTCTGGGAAAGTGACTGA
- the folB gene encoding dihydroneopterin aldolase, whose amino-acid sequence MHKIRLVNAVFFAHHGVTPEERQVGGKYEVDVEVKFDFEVAAQDDDLDRTLCYETIYRVAESVVQDEKIELIERIAYLIANQIAELATQIEYVDVCVRKRNPPVGGIVDFAEVVYRSEKAKM is encoded by the coding sequence ATGCATAAAATTAGGCTGGTCAATGCAGTTTTCTTTGCTCACCACGGAGTAACCCCTGAAGAGCGGCAAGTGGGGGGGAAGTACGAGGTAGACGTAGAAGTGAAATTTGATTTTGAAGTAGCGGCACAAGACGATGATCTTGATAGGACTTTGTGCTACGAAACGATTTATCGCGTCGCGGAAAGTGTGGTGCAGGATGAAAAAATTGAATTGATCGAACGGATCGCCTATCTAATTGCGAACCAGATTGCTGAACTGGCTACCCAAATTGAGTATGTTGACGTTTGTGTTCGTAAACGGAATCCTCCAGTGGGAGGGATCGTTGACTTTGCCGAGGTGGTATACCGAAGCGAAAAAGCTAAAATGTGA
- a CDS encoding ParA family protein, translated as MSIITVCNHKGGTGKTTTSIHIAAALHLMGYKTMIIDLDPQAFLTRMMDIWPSDTANTSLDLFHSDSSLSDLEVLKLPPFDLLPCTGGMNHLSSKLTSATDMFWVKEALQDQSTYDTIIIDTAAAVSVYALNAMIAADTLMIPVVPEVQSIYGAEQTWGTAKEVRKKWNPNLKTAMFLLTNVDRRKKVHHQYSQYMRKTYEDLVMDTVIRTCASLAAVCRDGATVFERNLDSRGAKDYAAVVDELVRYVLPPAKAENEVG; from the coding sequence ATGTCGATCATCACGGTTTGTAATCACAAAGGTGGCACCGGAAAAACTACGACATCTATACATATCGCAGCCGCGTTACACTTGATGGGATACAAAACCATGATCATAGATCTGGATCCACAGGCGTTTCTGACGCGAATGATGGACATATGGCCGTCTGATACCGCCAATACGTCACTGGATTTGTTTCACTCTGATAGCAGCTTGTCTGATTTGGAAGTACTGAAATTACCTCCATTTGACCTACTCCCTTGCACTGGGGGTATGAACCATCTCTCAAGCAAACTTACCAGCGCCACGGATATGTTCTGGGTCAAGGAGGCGCTCCAGGATCAGAGTACTTATGATACGATCATCATTGATACGGCGGCCGCAGTTTCAGTGTACGCACTAAATGCCATGATTGCCGCGGATACATTGATGATCCCCGTGGTTCCTGAGGTGCAATCTATATACGGAGCAGAGCAGACGTGGGGGACCGCGAAAGAGGTGCGAAAAAAATGGAATCCTAACCTGAAGACGGCGATGTTTCTTCTGACAAATGTGGATAGGCGCAAGAAAGTGCATCATCAGTACAGTCAGTACATGCGCAAGACATACGAGGACCTAGTGATGGATACAGTCATCCGTACATGTGCCTCGCTTGCTGCGGTATGCAGGGACGGGGCCACTGTATTTGAGAGAAACCTGGATTCCCGTGGGGCTAAAGACTACGCGGCCGTTGTAGATGAGCTGGTTAGATATGTTTTACCCCCTGCAAAAGCAGAGAATGAGGTGGGGTAA